In the genome of Spirochaetia bacterium, one region contains:
- a CDS encoding glycoside hydrolase family 31 protein, translating into MDEKMPFSVESTKIVWKSGRETVVASAVLPGIIRIRAWYVPTCTDDYVTIEVPHDPIDAHLVQCAVNDTGTVLVADDLQCEISNSGRISFFQNTTGDKLLEETNWLPTNPTLFPKSRTYTRLDGKWEIQQRFLPVQNEHFFGLGQHRCGVYDYKGSVIMLQQQNGETCIPFLLSSLKYAFVWNNPSLGRVELTTNHTCWIAENARKIDYYVITGMDFSQIYARYVDLVGHAPQLPYWATGFWQSKLRYTSQAEVVSVVKKYQEKHIPLSAIVIDYLHWTKMGDFTWDPNCWPSPKDMVQTLKEANVTVIASIWPAVNPHSVNAKEFSDKGYLVEAKKGVNNFFPFTDTNDIPPVIMHYYDSTNPAARNFLWEKIKSMYYDIGITNYWLDACEPEIEPYTMDNLLFYLGEGDAVGNLYPLCHQQGIFESLSKLGIKDTVLLCRSGWLGSQRYASALWSGDILSDWQTFSQQIHIGLNVGLSGIPWWTSDIGGFLNGNIHDKDFHELLVRWFEFGVFCPICRLHGNREPRSTVLTESGADNEIWSFGEDVYTILKKMLCIRERLRPYIYQEMKKAADFGLPMMRPLFFDYMQDAICWSVDDEYLFGSSLIVAPVHEKGARKRKVYLPKNTRWIDAWTGDSIIGGTWFTAAAELDDIPVFIKEHADGMLAEVFEKEE; encoded by the coding sequence ATGGACGAAAAAATGCCATTCAGTGTTGAATCGACCAAGATAGTTTGGAAAAGTGGTCGAGAAACTGTTGTTGCCAGTGCTGTTTTGCCTGGTATTATTAGAATCAGAGCATGGTATGTTCCAACTTGTACCGACGATTATGTTACTATTGAAGTTCCTCATGATCCAATAGATGCACATCTCGTACAATGTGCTGTGAACGATACTGGTACCGTACTTGTGGCTGATGACCTTCAATGTGAGATTTCAAATAGTGGACGCATTTCGTTTTTTCAGAATACAACCGGAGATAAATTACTTGAGGAAACAAATTGGTTGCCTACGAATCCGACTTTATTTCCTAAAAGTCGTACATATACACGCCTAGATGGCAAATGGGAAATACAGCAGCGGTTTTTACCGGTTCAAAATGAACATTTCTTTGGACTAGGGCAACATCGATGCGGAGTATATGATTATAAAGGCTCTGTAATCATGTTGCAGCAACAGAATGGTGAAACTTGTATTCCTTTTTTACTTTCTTCGCTTAAGTATGCTTTTGTTTGGAACAATCCTTCTTTAGGGAGAGTTGAGTTAACTACAAACCATACTTGTTGGATAGCAGAAAATGCTCGGAAAATTGATTATTATGTCATTACTGGAATGGATTTCTCACAGATTTATGCAAGATATGTTGATTTGGTAGGGCATGCGCCACAGTTACCATATTGGGCAACAGGATTTTGGCAAAGCAAACTTCGATATACTTCCCAAGCTGAGGTGGTTTCGGTTGTAAAGAAGTATCAGGAAAAGCATATTCCTTTATCAGCAATTGTCATTGACTATTTGCACTGGACGAAGATGGGCGATTTTACTTGGGACCCAAACTGCTGGCCTTCTCCAAAAGATATGGTACAGACTTTGAAAGAGGCAAATGTTACGGTTATTGCTTCTATTTGGCCCGCGGTAAATCCTCATTCCGTCAATGCAAAAGAATTTTCTGACAAAGGGTATCTGGTTGAGGCAAAGAAGGGAGTAAACAATTTCTTTCCGTTTACGGATACGAATGATATCCCGCCTGTAATAATGCACTACTATGATAGTACAAATCCTGCAGCAAGGAATTTCCTGTGGGAAAAGATCAAATCAATGTACTATGATATCGGGATTACAAATTATTGGCTTGATGCCTGTGAACCTGAAATTGAACCCTATACGATGGATAACTTGCTGTTTTATCTCGGGGAGGGGGATGCCGTAGGCAATTTGTATCCGCTTTGCCATCAACAGGGGATTTTTGAATCACTGAGCAAGCTTGGTATAAAAGATACGGTACTGCTCTGCCGGTCCGGATGGCTAGGATCACAACGATATGCATCAGCCCTTTGGTCTGGTGATATTTTATCTGATTGGCAGACTTTTTCCCAACAGATCCATATTGGTCTGAATGTCGGTTTGAGCGGTATTCCTTGGTGGACTTCTGATATCGGAGGTTTTCTCAATGGGAACATCCATGATAAGGATTTTCATGAATTGCTTGTACGGTGGTTTGAGTTCGGCGTATTCTGTCCTATCTGTAGACTGCATGGCAACCGGGAACCGAGATCAACGGTCTTGACTGAATCAGGAGCAGACAATGAAATCTGGTCCTTTGGCGAAGATGTCTATACCATATTGAAAAAAATGCTTTGTATACGAGAACGATTGAGGCCCTATATCTATCAGGAAATGAAAAAGGCTGCTGATTTTGGCTTGCCAATGATGCGTCCTCTGTTTTTTGACTATATGCAGGATGCAATTTGTTGGTCTGTTGATGATGAATATTTGTTTGGTTCTTCTTTGATAGTTGCTCCTGTACATGAGAAGGGTGCAAGGAAACGAAAGGTCTATCTTCCGAAAAATACCCGATGGATTGATGCTTGGACAGGTGATTCTATTATTGGGGGAACATGGTTCACTGCTGCTGCAGAGCTTGATGATATTCCGGTTTTTATAAAAGAACACGCTGATGGAATGTTAGCAGAGGTCTTTGAGAAGGAAGAATAA
- a CDS encoding LacI family transcriptional regulator — protein MSRVLMKDIAEATGYSINTVSRALRGDRKLSETSRNTIRQKANEMGYIYNSIASSLRSRHSRIIGVVSADSSNPFFADVVRGIESVVRSYGYHMILVNTEEKAEEELADVKLFSSRNVDGLLIVPVDLNEATLQFYKNLEIPYFFVGRGIQGIDDHSIVHDDFDAQYRVTQKLIAKGHRHILYIAGPQNVRNSELRLQGHLKAMRDAGLSEDPKYVHRTVGHIEDGYSAVNHDVNKSRNFTAICCFNDLLAIGVLKSLSENGFSVPTDIEVFGYDNLQISQFLQPSLSTVDVQKFSLGATAAEELMRHIEDPQLDYKSIELKTRLIFRESCPE, from the coding sequence ATGAGCAGGGTATTGATGAAAGATATTGCAGAGGCTACCGGATACTCAATCAACACAGTTTCCAGAGCCTTGAGGGGAGACAGGAAGCTCAGTGAGACTTCCAGGAATACCATACGGCAGAAAGCCAATGAAATGGGGTATATCTATAATTCCATAGCTTCCAGTCTCCGCTCCAGGCATTCCAGAATCATCGGAGTAGTTTCAGCAGATTCATCAAATCCCTTCTTTGCAGATGTAGTAAGAGGAATCGAAAGCGTAGTAAGGAGCTACGGCTACCACATGATTCTGGTAAACACGGAGGAAAAAGCCGAAGAGGAATTGGCAGATGTCAAGCTTTTCTCAAGCAGAAACGTCGATGGCCTGCTGATTGTCCCTGTAGATCTCAATGAAGCAACCTTACAATTTTACAAGAACCTGGAAATACCTTACTTTTTCGTAGGAAGAGGTATCCAGGGCATAGACGATCATTCAATCGTACATGATGATTTTGATGCCCAGTATAGGGTTACACAAAAACTAATAGCAAAAGGCCACAGGCATATACTCTATATTGCAGGTCCACAGAACGTACGGAACTCAGAACTGAGACTTCAGGGACATCTGAAGGCCATGAGAGATGCCGGACTGTCGGAGGATCCGAAATATGTACACAGGACCGTCGGACATATAGAAGACGGATACAGTGCAGTCAACCATGATGTGAACAAATCACGTAATTTCACAGCTATCTGCTGCTTCAATGACCTGCTTGCCATCGGCGTGTTGAAATCTCTCAGCGAAAATGGATTCAGCGTACCCACTGATATCGAAGTCTTTGGTTATGACAACCTGCAGATATCGCAGTTCCTGCAACCAAGTCTCAGTACCGTTGACGTACAGAAATTTTCCCTAGGTGCCACGGCAGCAGAAGAACTGATGAGACATATCGAGGACCCACAGCTTGATTACAAAAGCATAGAACTCAAGACGCGGTTAATTTTCAGGGAATCTTGCCCTGAATAA
- a CDS encoding sugar ABC transporter permease — protein MTKHKHLYSIDYFLFIFPALLFFTVFFLIPVFNGICYSFVRWNGLSQTKVFVGIDNYKRIFSDEIFLSSFGNTIKFTIYHVIAINILSLFLALLLTRQVLHGRFFFRGVFFLPNVLSLIVVGQIWKFILGQASFELGKKTGLWLFSIGWLSNPKVALYSTIIASIWQAAGWYMMIYIAGILAIPSSLFEAATLDGAGSGYVFRHITFPLIIPSLTICLFLSTINSLRVFDIVYAMTGGGPGHATETALLNIYNTTFNSLQYGYGTAKAIILLGIIVIVSFGQLILLKRKEVAL, from the coding sequence ATGACAAAACACAAGCATTTGTATTCAATAGATTATTTTCTGTTTATTTTTCCTGCCCTTTTGTTTTTTACCGTCTTTTTTCTTATTCCTGTGTTCAATGGTATATGCTATAGCTTTGTTCGATGGAATGGCTTATCACAAACAAAAGTATTTGTCGGAATTGATAATTACAAAAGAATTTTTTCAGATGAAATTTTTCTTTCGTCATTCGGGAACACTATCAAATTTACGATTTATCATGTTATAGCGATCAACATATTGTCCTTGTTCCTTGCTTTGCTGCTTACAAGACAGGTTTTACATGGACGTTTCTTTTTCCGTGGAGTATTTTTCTTACCCAATGTGCTGAGTCTTATCGTAGTTGGACAGATATGGAAATTTATTCTTGGGCAAGCTTCTTTTGAACTTGGAAAGAAAACAGGTCTCTGGCTTTTTTCAATAGGATGGCTTAGCAATCCAAAAGTTGCTTTGTATTCTACGATTATTGCATCAATATGGCAGGCTGCAGGTTGGTATATGATGATTTATATTGCAGGTATTCTTGCCATTCCAAGCAGTCTGTTTGAAGCTGCTACTCTTGATGGGGCCGGCAGTGGATATGTATTCCGTCATATCACTTTCCCGTTGATTATACCCTCGTTGACGATTTGTCTTTTCCTTTCGACAATAAATTCCTTGCGTGTTTTTGATATCGTATATGCAATGACAGGAGGGGGACCTGGACATGCAACGGAAACAGCTTTACTGAATATCTATAACACGACATTCAATTCATTGCAGTATGGATACGGGACTGCAAAGGCAATTATATTATTAGGTATTATTGTCATTGTCTCTTTTGGTCAGCTCATATTGCTGAAAAGAAAGGAAGTTGCCTTATGA
- a CDS encoding carbohydrate ABC transporter permease — translation MKYRTSIKSFAIYCILIVGAIIFLAPFFFVIINSVKSDSEYLVSKLSIPKTICWNNYVASMAMMQYGKALFNSLVITILSLCGILVVASMAAYKIARTAGKFNTFVFFLFLSVFVVPFQSVMIPIVVMVRNLHLMDSLLGMILAYIGLVAPTAIFLYRGFVQTIPISLEECAQIDGATPFQVFSRIVLPLLIPITSTIIPRCPKL, via the coding sequence ATGAAATACAGGACTTCCATTAAATCGTTTGCAATATATTGTATTCTTATTGTTGGTGCCATTATTTTTCTTGCACCGTTTTTCTTTGTTATCATCAATTCTGTAAAGAGTGATTCTGAATATCTGGTTTCAAAGCTCAGCATACCTAAGACAATATGTTGGAACAACTATGTCGCTTCAATGGCAATGATGCAGTATGGCAAAGCTTTGTTCAATTCCCTAGTCATTACAATTCTTTCTCTTTGCGGTATCTTGGTCGTAGCTTCCATGGCAGCTTATAAGATTGCCAGAACTGCAGGTAAGTTCAATACTTTTGTTTTTTTCTTATTTTTGAGCGTATTTGTCGTACCCTTTCAATCTGTAATGATTCCAATTGTCGTAATGGTCCGTAATCTACATCTTATGGATTCTCTTTTGGGAATGATTCTGGCATATATCGGACTTGTTGCACCTACGGCTATTTTTCTATATCGGGGATTTGTACAGACCATTCCGATTTCATTGGAAGAGTGTGCCCAGATTGATGGAGCTACACCTTTCCAAGTCTTTTCACGAATTGTTTTGCCTTTGTTGATACCGATTACCAGCACTATAATCCCAAGATGCCCGAAATTGTAG
- a CDS encoding substrate-binding domain-containing protein, whose translation MKKVTTQKDIAEALHIGQMTVYRALHDKGSISPKLQKRILDYADRVGYQTNLAAQALVQGVIKRIVLFSTDSPDFFWDHIGKGIQLASKQIRPFNYFVDYIRLPQKDTEKYLETLHTVISEGVDIVGIVNNETYDMKAIFSMLEKNKVPYVLFNIDAEHSKRLCYIGPDYVGSGCLAGEFLGKTVKKHADLLVISDDIAKSKQASRINGQRLDGFLQTIHRKYPLIHSEVLTLDTKQTKSSLMIEIFQKLNTEYDGIYLIPPLNQLLMDVLNKKGAPFPNVVLHDTFPGYETYFAKNMISAIIFQNPIQQGFYVVKVLEQILKSGCKPHKDIQLIQELILSENCQLYKNQLAFAEIEFETENT comes from the coding sequence ATGAAAAAAGTAACGACACAAAAAGATATAGCAGAAGCCCTGCACATCGGACAAATGACCGTATACCGTGCTTTACATGACAAAGGAAGTATCTCTCCCAAACTCCAAAAACGTATCCTGGACTATGCTGACCGTGTCGGTTATCAGACGAATCTGGCCGCACAGGCATTGGTCCAAGGCGTCATAAAACGTATCGTACTTTTTTCTACCGACTCACCGGATTTTTTCTGGGACCATATTGGCAAAGGTATACAACTTGCAAGCAAACAGATAAGGCCTTTCAACTATTTTGTCGACTATATTCGGCTTCCTCAAAAGGATACGGAAAAATATCTCGAAACTCTACATACTGTCATTTCCGAAGGTGTGGACATCGTCGGCATCGTAAATAATGAAACATATGATATGAAAGCAATCTTTTCCATGCTTGAAAAGAATAAGGTTCCATACGTACTTTTCAACATTGATGCCGAACATTCAAAGCGCCTTTGTTACATCGGTCCTGATTATGTCGGCAGCGGTTGCCTAGCAGGAGAATTCCTAGGAAAAACCGTCAAGAAACATGCAGACCTCTTGGTTATCTCGGATGACATAGCAAAATCCAAACAAGCAAGTAGAATCAATGGACAGCGATTGGATGGTTTTCTACAAACCATCCATCGCAAATATCCTCTCATCCATAGTGAAGTACTCACTCTTGATACCAAACAAACAAAAAGCAGCCTGATGATCGAAATATTTCAGAAGTTAAATACCGAATATGACGGCATATATCTGATCCCACCTCTCAACCAGCTACTTATGGATGTCCTGAATAAGAAAGGGGCACCTTTCCCGAACGTAGTACTACATGACACTTTTCCAGGTTATGAGACCTACTTTGCCAAAAATATGATAAGTGCAATCATCTTTCAAAATCCCATCCAGCAGGGTTTCTATGTCGTCAAAGTACTTGAACAGATACTCAAGTCCGGATGCAAGCCCCATAAGGATATCCAGCTTATACAGGAATTAATACTTTCTGAAAATTGCCAGCTGTATAAAAACCAGCTCGCATTCGCGGAAATCGAATTCGAAACAGAAAACACCTGA
- a CDS encoding ectonucleotide pyrophosphatase/phosphodiesterase, giving the protein MEKKRLMVISLDATVQEDLAYLRTLPNYRKYFSDCCSVSSVESIYPSITYPAHTTIATGCYPAKHGIVANCPFEPQEKTGEWVWDSDGVKREDIFSLAKKLGYSTGSVFWPVTGKNKNIDYLIDEYWLLDGSVSIEENFRRRGSGNDMLDIITKNKHLIAPPIDHIYGKDYIAKQPEIDSFQVQCAVDVIERYAPEVMFLHVGIIDSLRHEFGLFNAHVHKGIEYCDAYLGAIGKALEHRHVLDDTDFVVLSDHGQMDIQRILNFNVFLADAGYIKTDKLGNVTDWTAYSQSTGMSGLVYMKHPDNRMETERLEHYLHHLADEGIYGISQVFDKEAAHERGLAGDFSFVIETDGYTSFGESCIRPVISSFDTSDYRRGHATHGYLPSKGPQPIFFAKGPSFKKGAILKQSKLVDEAPTFAAILGGELKDTDGTALKDLLV; this is encoded by the coding sequence ATGGAAAAGAAAAGACTGATGGTCATATCGTTGGATGCAACCGTACAGGAAGACCTTGCCTATCTGAGGACATTGCCCAATTATCGCAAATATTTCAGTGACTGCTGCAGTGTCAGCAGTGTCGAAAGCATCTACCCTTCCATTACTTACCCCGCCCATACGACGATTGCAACAGGCTGCTATCCTGCAAAACATGGCATCGTAGCAAACTGCCCGTTTGAACCACAGGAAAAAACAGGCGAATGGGTATGGGACAGTGACGGCGTCAAAAGGGAAGACATCTTTTCCTTGGCAAAGAAGCTGGGTTATTCAACAGGCTCAGTCTTCTGGCCAGTTACCGGCAAAAACAAGAACATTGACTATCTCATCGACGAATATTGGTTGTTGGACGGTTCCGTTTCAATTGAGGAGAACTTCCGCAGAAGAGGTTCTGGGAATGACATGCTTGATATCATAACGAAAAACAAACATCTCATTGCACCTCCCATCGACCATATATACGGCAAGGACTATATCGCCAAGCAACCGGAAATTGACAGCTTCCAAGTCCAGTGTGCCGTTGATGTCATAGAAAGATATGCGCCGGAAGTGATGTTCCTCCATGTGGGGATCATAGACAGCCTCCGACATGAATTCGGCCTCTTCAACGCACATGTGCATAAAGGCATCGAATACTGTGATGCCTACCTCGGTGCCATAGGAAAAGCCTTGGAACACAGACATGTCCTCGATGACACGGATTTCGTCGTCCTGAGTGATCACGGACAGATGGACATCCAAAGGATACTTAATTTCAACGTATTCCTTGCCGATGCCGGTTATATAAAGACAGACAAGCTTGGGAATGTGACGGATTGGACAGCTTATAGCCAATCTACCGGTATGAGCGGCCTGGTCTACATGAAGCATCCTGACAACAGGATGGAAACGGAACGCCTGGAACACTACCTGCATCATCTTGCCGATGAAGGAATCTATGGTATTTCCCAAGTATTTGACAAAGAAGCGGCACATGAGCGGGGACTGGCAGGTGATTTCTCGTTCGTAATTGAAACGGACGGATATACCTCTTTCGGGGAAAGCTGCATCAGGCCAGTCATCAGTAGTTTTGACACTTCTGATTATAGAAGAGGACATGCCACCCATGGTTACCTGCCATCAAAAGGCCCCCAACCGATTTTCTTTGCAAAAGGTCCTTCGTTCAAAAAAGGAGCAATCCTGAAACAATCCAAACTGGTAGATGAAGCCCCGACCTTTGCAGCAATCCTGGGAGGGGAACTGAAAGATACTGACGGTACGGCCCTAAAGGATTTATTAGTATGA
- a CDS encoding transposase, protein MAFIKTQKTCCDAAGNFISGSASIKDVAYVRGAKYHSRQISREVLGKIIFLDAAKKRGVFVSPTRGLVSYDVEKDEFSPVDDDDGRIMSHGELKKEVHTVFGDAYLLLEFLRKQGLAGLLEDVFTKKKDLQRVYAHLLHGILRNGSAISCDSFLDKSFAAYLLDDIGTASLHCDSGFFSLLGDDRVKMAFFKGFVSFMKMKDPGFGNACYVDSTPLPNSMADNPFDALCSHGVHGSACMMRLVLVLDARHSLPVWFDIIPGNLLDVSTVMGIVEDVESSLCISVGSLTLDAGYASKEIIRAFSDCGDKSLILRMPARKGYPYKELYWRHKEQIPKGKYAFVRNRHTYFGTCQEGRLFDAHMFLYPFVDKENALMGFRDSILRDEDAYGKLSARDKDFLTVKFGYFVLIANYRAAPKDILSRYFDRADIEGAFKTSKAYLKLLPLAKWTDCTVRGKILADMICLIITLLFRKEANGDGHPLAEIIGRTQSLMCFRKQDGTVIVETPNRQVKECYRAFGIDVPSSLDSGKFKEALGLKM, encoded by the coding sequence ATGGCTTTTATCAAAACTCAGAAGACTTGTTGCGATGCCGCAGGCAATTTCATATCCGGTTCGGCTTCGATCAAGGACGTTGCCTACGTCCGTGGAGCGAAATATCATTCCAGGCAGATTTCAAGGGAAGTGCTGGGGAAGATAATATTCCTTGATGCTGCAAAGAAAAGGGGGGTCTTCGTTTCTCCGACCAGGGGCCTTGTCTCCTATGATGTGGAAAAGGATGAGTTCAGTCCCGTTGATGACGATGACGGGAGGATCATGTCGCACGGGGAACTGAAGAAGGAGGTACACACCGTCTTCGGGGATGCCTATCTCCTTTTGGAGTTTCTGAGGAAACAGGGGCTGGCAGGGCTCCTGGAGGACGTCTTTACGAAAAAAAAGGACCTCCAGAGGGTGTATGCCCATCTCCTGCATGGGATACTGAGGAACGGAAGTGCGATATCGTGTGACAGCTTCCTGGACAAGTCCTTTGCAGCCTACCTCCTTGATGACATAGGGACAGCCTCGTTGCATTGTGATTCGGGCTTCTTCTCCCTGCTGGGGGATGACCGTGTGAAGATGGCATTCTTCAAGGGGTTCGTGTCCTTCATGAAGATGAAGGATCCTGGTTTCGGCAATGCGTGCTATGTGGATTCGACCCCCCTGCCGAACAGCATGGCGGACAATCCCTTCGATGCACTGTGCAGCCACGGGGTACATGGGAGCGCCTGCATGATGAGGCTTGTCCTGGTACTGGACGCACGGCATTCCCTTCCGGTATGGTTCGACATCATCCCGGGGAACCTGCTTGACGTGAGCACGGTGATGGGCATCGTGGAAGACGTGGAGTCAAGCCTGTGCATCAGCGTCGGCTCCCTCACCCTTGATGCCGGATATGCATCAAAGGAAATCATAAGGGCGTTTTCTGACTGCGGGGACAAGTCCCTGATACTGAGGATGCCGGCAAGGAAGGGATATCCATACAAGGAACTGTACTGGAGGCACAAGGAGCAGATCCCAAAGGGCAAATATGCATTTGTCCGCAACAGGCATACTTATTTCGGGACCTGCCAGGAGGGCAGGCTCTTTGATGCGCATATGTTCCTCTATCCGTTCGTCGACAAGGAAAATGCGCTCATGGGATTCCGTGACAGCATCCTGAGGGATGAGGATGCATACGGGAAGCTAAGTGCCAGGGACAAGGACTTCCTGACAGTGAAATTCGGATATTTCGTACTCATTGCAAACTACCGGGCTGCCCCCAAGGACATTCTTTCCCGCTACTTTGACCGTGCCGACATAGAAGGAGCCTTCAAGACATCCAAGGCATATCTCAAGCTGCTTCCCCTTGCAAAGTGGACCGACTGTACGGTACGGGGCAAGATCCTTGCAGATATGATCTGCCTCATCATCACGCTTCTGTTCAGGAAGGAAGCGAATGGGGATGGCCATCCGCTTGCGGAAATCATCGGCAGGACACAGTCCCTGATGTGCTTCAGGAAACAAGACGGAACAGTCATAGTCGAAACTCCGAACAGGCAAGTAAAGGAATGCTACAGGGCCTTTGGGATTGATGTTCCCTCAAGTCTTGACTCAGGAAAGTTCAAGGAAGCATTGGGGTTAAAAATGTAG
- a CDS encoding extracellular solute-binding protein, which translates to MKKIWLISVFIIFGSCFLFANGTQEASPIELTFFCGHGDLEQGTKEIVSAYEQEHPNIKITTIFNSKDYSTQFQSMMATNTLPDIIMVDQERLAELVKTNILLDLSDRPVATRLFDVAKEPNTIDGKLYSVPFHLQGYGLLYSPELLSKVKVDKAPATLEELKTDAKKLKDAGITPFTPMFNETWADDQYFLFGISAMLQEDPKLIAGLYNGSIKYTDARFAKVFDYIDVLKNNTVENPFSYGFGEGASYFGQGKASFAVHGDWILRTALKVNANLDVHLAPLPWSDDAKQNKVIIGVANGMGINRNSKHLKETENFFDYYTTLDSAQKLSKYNFAYVPQKGFDTKDLHEVYADITSALESGNAISWEWLKVAPGGVKLEVGQSMQAYLSGQLTRQQVLENIQSAFEAAQN; encoded by the coding sequence ATGAAAAAGATCTGGTTGATATCTGTATTTATTATTTTTGGAAGTTGTTTCCTGTTTGCGAATGGAACACAGGAGGCAAGTCCCATTGAGTTGACTTTCTTCTGTGGTCATGGTGATTTGGAACAGGGGACAAAAGAAATTGTTTCTGCATATGAACAGGAACATCCTAATATCAAAATCACGACTATTTTTAATTCAAAGGATTATTCGACACAGTTTCAGTCAATGATGGCAACAAATACATTGCCGGATATTATTATGGTCGATCAGGAGCGTTTGGCTGAATTGGTAAAGACCAATATTTTACTTGACCTAAGTGATAGACCTGTTGCCACGCGTTTGTTCGATGTAGCCAAAGAACCAAACACAATTGATGGTAAATTATATTCAGTTCCATTCCATTTGCAGGGATATGGTTTGCTTTATAGTCCTGAATTGTTGAGTAAGGTAAAAGTTGATAAGGCTCCTGCAACTCTGGAAGAATTGAAAACTGATGCGAAAAAACTAAAAGATGCTGGTATTACGCCGTTTACTCCGATGTTTAATGAAACTTGGGCAGATGATCAATATTTTCTTTTTGGCATAAGTGCCATGTTACAGGAAGATCCTAAACTTATTGCGGGTCTTTATAATGGTTCGATAAAGTATACGGATGCCAGATTTGCAAAAGTATTTGATTATATCGACGTATTGAAAAACAATACGGTGGAAAATCCGTTTTCCTATGGATTTGGTGAAGGTGCGAGTTATTTTGGACAAGGCAAGGCTTCCTTTGCTGTACATGGGGATTGGATTCTTAGGACTGCACTGAAAGTAAATGCCAATCTTGATGTTCACCTTGCTCCATTGCCGTGGTCTGATGATGCAAAGCAAAATAAAGTTATCATTGGAGTCGCAAATGGTATGGGTATCAACAGGAACAGCAAACATCTCAAGGAGACAGAAAATTTCTTTGATTACTATACCACGCTTGATTCTGCACAAAAGCTTTCAAAGTATAATTTTGCCTATGTACCACAGAAAGGCTTTGATACCAAGGATTTACATGAAGTTTATGCAGATATTACTTCTGCATTGGAATCTGGAAATGCAATTTCTTGGGAATGGTTAAAAGTGGCACCCGGTGGTGTCAAGCTTGAAGTGGGTCAATCTATGCAGGCTTATCTTAGTGGTCAACTTACAAGACAACAGGTACTCGAAAATATTCAATCTGCATTTGAAGCTGCCCAGAATTAG
- a CDS encoding LacI family transcriptional regulator has translation MSSTILDIAKACGYSKTTVSRAFIDPEKVSMKARKAIYCTARELNYTPDAIARAMVRKKTDNIGFIIHDQQYPVVLNPFYSPVFEGVLETVKQRGYSVFISTESDIHLPDGQVYMKKQMDGVIICGQADEETVRSFRSQNIPLVILNNYLDMEDLLCITVDNYEGSRQAIDYLVGQGHRKIAIVSGQFSPYVYTERYRGYIDSMAGSGLPIRQDYIKTVKPDIQSSMAVGNELLSLADRPTAIFATNDVIAIGIMKAALRHGYAIPDDLMIIGFDDSDYSEIVEPELTTVRIDKFELGKIATQRLIGLIEGDAPQKETIRLKTTLIHRATA, from the coding sequence TTGAGTTCAACTATTCTGGATATTGCAAAGGCCTGTGGATATTCGAAGACTACCGTTTCAAGGGCTTTCATTGACCCTGAGAAAGTCTCGATGAAGGCACGGAAGGCAATTTATTGTACAGCAAGAGAGTTGAATTATACACCGGATGCAATAGCAAGAGCCATGGTCAGGAAGAAAACTGATAATATTGGTTTTATAATTCATGACCAGCAGTATCCTGTAGTACTGAATCCATTTTATTCACCAGTCTTCGAAGGTGTACTGGAAACGGTAAAACAAAGAGGATATTCTGTATTTATTTCTACTGAAAGTGATATACATCTTCCTGATGGACAAGTATATATGAAGAAACAAATGGATGGTGTCATTATCTGTGGGCAAGCTGATGAAGAAACAGTAAGAAGCTTCAGAAGTCAGAATATTCCATTGGTTATCCTGAACAATTATCTTGATATGGAAGACCTGCTTTGTATTACAGTCGATAACTATGAAGGATCAAGGCAAGCAATCGACTACCTTGTCGGACAGGGACATCGCAAGATTGCCATCGTTTCCGGACAATTTTCTCCCTATGTCTACACTGAAAGATATCGGGGATACATAGACAGTATGGCGGGCTCCGGATTACCGATCAGACAAGACTACATCAAGACCGTAAAACCTGACATACAAAGTTCAATGGCAGTAGGCAATGAGCTGCTTTCCCTTGCTGATAGGCCAACTGCTATTTTTGCTACCAATGATGTCATTGCAATCGGGATTATGAAAGCTGCCTTACGCCATGGGTATGCTATTCCTGATGATCTCATGATTATTGGTTTTGACGATAGTGATTACAGTGAAATAGTGGAACCGGAGCTTACGACCGTACGTATAGATAAGTTTGAATTAGGAAAAATTGCTACGCAACGTTTGATTGGCCTTATTGAAGGAGATGCACCGCAAAAGGAAACCATACGGCTCAAGACGACACTTATCCATCGGGCTACAGCATAA